Proteins from a single region of Streptomyces sp. HUAS 15-9:
- a CDS encoding diaminopimelate decarboxylase has product MGGGDAGYEGDGYGDDAERVARRDEAVRAAVERGLVGPSAPVAGLLDVTGIRESAAALRAAFDAVVAPGTPVLHAFAVKATPLVPVLRLLDQEGVGAEVASPGELALARAAGIPPARTVLDSPAKTRAELREALALGIAVNADSPQELDRIDALMRSAPSRSPLGIRVNPQVGGGSIEATSTATATSKFGVALRDEGAREWVVGAYADRPWLTRLHAHTGSQGIPLALMAQGVAETYALAEEINARVGRRQIDTLDIGGGLPVNFESDATTPTYAEYARLLGEAVPGLFDGRYGLVTEFGRSLLAKHGTVVARVEYTKSAGGRRVAVTHAGVQVATRTVYVPGAWPLRIAAYDAKGRPKPGPEVVQDVAGPACFSGDLLAEGRALPPLEPGDYAAALDTGAYYFAHHYAYNSLVRPGIHGFVPDGSGGVAFATVREPQTLDQIVADSGGAHASALTTLGAAGSR; this is encoded by the coding sequence ATGGGCGGCGGTGACGCCGGGTACGAGGGCGACGGGTACGGGGACGACGCGGAGCGGGTCGCCCGGCGCGACGAGGCGGTGCGGGCCGCCGTGGAGCGGGGACTGGTCGGGCCCTCGGCACCCGTCGCCGGGCTGCTGGACGTCACCGGGATCCGGGAGTCGGCGGCGGCGCTGCGGGCGGCGTTCGACGCGGTGGTGGCACCGGGGACGCCGGTGCTGCACGCCTTCGCGGTGAAGGCGACCCCGCTGGTACCGGTGCTGCGGCTGCTGGACCAGGAGGGTGTGGGCGCGGAGGTGGCCAGTCCGGGCGAGCTGGCGCTGGCCCGGGCCGCCGGGATCCCGCCGGCCCGCACCGTCCTCGACTCGCCCGCCAAGACCCGGGCCGAACTGCGCGAGGCGCTGGCGCTGGGGATCGCCGTCAACGCGGACAGCCCGCAGGAACTGGACCGCATCGACGCGCTGATGCGGTCGGCCCCCAGCCGCTCCCCGCTGGGAATCCGGGTGAATCCGCAGGTCGGCGGTGGTTCGATCGAGGCGACCTCGACGGCGACGGCGACCTCGAAGTTCGGGGTGGCACTGCGCGACGAGGGGGCCCGGGAGTGGGTCGTGGGGGCGTACGCGGACCGTCCGTGGCTGACCCGGCTGCATGCGCACACCGGCTCGCAGGGCATTCCGCTGGCGCTCATGGCGCAGGGCGTGGCGGAGACGTACGCGCTCGCCGAGGAGATCAACGCGCGCGTGGGGCGGCGGCAGATCGACACGCTCGACATCGGGGGCGGGCTGCCGGTGAACTTCGAGTCGGACGCGACGACACCGACGTATGCGGAGTACGCGCGGCTGCTGGGCGAGGCGGTGCCGGGGCTGTTCGACGGGCGGTACGGGCTGGTGACCGAGTTCGGCCGGTCGCTGCTGGCCAAGCACGGGACCGTGGTGGCACGGGTGGAGTACACCAAGAGCGCCGGCGGACGACGGGTCGCGGTGACGCACGCGGGTGTGCAGGTGGCGACGCGGACGGTGTACGTGCCGGGGGCGTGGCCGCTCAGGATCGCCGCGTACGACGCGAAGGGGCGCCCCAAGCCCGGGCCCGAGGTGGTGCAGGACGTCGCGGGTCCCGCCTGTTTCTCGGGCGACCTGCTCGCCGAGGGGCGCGCCCTGCCACCGCTGGAGCCGGGCGACTACGCGGCGGCGCTGGACACGGGCGCGTACTACTTCGCCCACCACTACGCGTACAACTCCCTCGTCCGGCCCGGGATCCACGGCTTCGTGCCCGACGGGTCGGGCGGCGTGGCCTTCGCGACGGTGCGCGAGCCGCAGACGCTCGATCAGATCGTGGCCGATTCGGGAGGGGCGCACGCATCCGCCCTCACCACCCTCGGGGCAGCCGGAAGCCGTTGA
- a CDS encoding MurR/RpiR family transcriptional regulator, producing MSVDRSTGVTDSPATRLQALFEGHRLTPTQRRIAHSMVRRAADVPFLSSVELAELAGVSQPSVTRFAVALGFDGYPALRRHLREVVPAEPAAGPGSYNEYQQAVEAEIENLRHLAEVLADPRPVQKAGRILAASRPLPVLGLRAAASQAYGFAYFAAKVHPDVRLLDQGGTMVNDRIDAAVRAGASALLCFALPRHPREVVDTLAYAKECGLTVVAVADSAFAPVAKYSDLLLPAAVGTGLAFDTACAPMLLGRVLLEAMCDDLPDAQARLEEFDARATARGLFVD from the coding sequence ATGAGCGTCGACAGGAGTACGGGTGTGACGGACAGCCCTGCCACACGGCTGCAGGCGCTGTTCGAGGGGCACCGGCTCACACCGACCCAGCGGCGCATCGCGCACAGCATGGTGCGGCGGGCCGCCGACGTGCCGTTCCTGTCCAGCGTGGAGCTGGCCGAACTGGCCGGGGTCAGCCAGCCGTCCGTGACCCGCTTCGCGGTCGCCCTCGGCTTCGACGGCTACCCGGCCCTGCGCAGGCATCTGCGCGAGGTCGTGCCGGCCGAACCCGCCGCGGGCCCGGGCTCGTACAACGAGTACCAGCAGGCTGTCGAGGCCGAGATCGAGAACCTGCGGCACCTGGCCGAGGTGCTGGCCGACCCGCGGCCGGTGCAGAAGGCCGGCCGGATCCTCGCCGCCTCCCGCCCGCTGCCCGTGCTCGGACTGCGGGCCGCGGCCTCCCAGGCCTACGGCTTCGCGTACTTCGCCGCCAAGGTCCACCCGGACGTCCGGCTGCTCGACCAGGGCGGCACGATGGTCAACGACCGCATCGACGCGGCCGTGCGCGCGGGCGCCTCGGCCCTTCTGTGCTTCGCGCTGCCGCGGCATCCGCGCGAGGTCGTCGACACCCTGGCGTACGCCAAGGAGTGCGGACTGACGGTCGTCGCGGTCGCCGACTCGGCCTTCGCGCCGGTCGCCAAGTACTCCGACCTGCTGCTGCCGGCCGCCGTCGGCACCGGGCTCGCCTTCGACACCGCGTGCGCGCCCATGCTGCTGGGACGGGTGCTTCTTGAGGCCATGTGCGACGACCTGCCGGACGCGCAGGCCCGGCTGGAGGAGTTCGACGCGCGGGCGACGGCACGCGGGCTGTTCGTGGACTGA
- a CDS encoding aromatic amino acid ammonia-lyase — MVDAPASVRSGLVVLDGIGLGVEDVVRLADGTVRPVAGSDAMRRAEESWNAARQIAATGRVYGRSTGVGANRNEDVPTDAAAGHGLRLLRSHAGAIGAELPARQVRAMLAIRANQLLAGGAGLRPGVITALCEALESGAYPVVNEFGSVGTGDIAALAQTGLALVGEHPWRGAEPPAPQPLDNNDALALISSNALTLGQSALALHELRGLIEATQVAAALSLLAVDGSHEAYAAPVHAARPHRGSAEVARRMRRLTGAADRPVPPLGRIQDPYGFRCLPQIHGPAHDAADALEHVLSVEINAAAENPLISPEDLAAYHHGGFYQAQLALALDHFRLAVTQVARLSTSRLSTLNEPAYTRLRPFLADHEPASSGVMILEYAAGAALGDLRAFSAPASLGHAVLSRGVEEQASFASLAARQTLRACGAYRLVIGCELVAAVRALRQRDLKPDPELPAARAMALAESVLDEDPADRPLTHDVTSAAALLDRFTDIWRGSGT, encoded by the coding sequence ATGGTGGACGCACCCGCATCCGTGCGCTCCGGACTCGTGGTCCTCGACGGGATCGGCCTCGGCGTCGAGGACGTCGTGCGTCTCGCCGACGGCACCGTGCGGCCCGTTGCGGGGAGCGACGCGATGCGGCGCGCGGAGGAGTCCTGGAACGCCGCCCGGCAGATCGCCGCCACCGGACGCGTGTACGGCCGCTCCACCGGCGTGGGCGCCAACCGCAACGAGGACGTGCCGACCGACGCCGCCGCCGGACACGGGCTGCGCCTGCTGCGCAGCCACGCCGGCGCCATCGGCGCGGAGCTGCCCGCCCGCCAGGTGCGGGCGATGCTCGCCATCCGCGCCAACCAGCTGCTCGCCGGCGGCGCCGGACTGCGGCCCGGCGTGATCACGGCCCTGTGCGAGGCACTGGAGTCGGGCGCGTACCCGGTCGTCAACGAGTTCGGCTCGGTCGGCACCGGCGACATCGCGGCGCTCGCGCAGACCGGGCTCGCGCTGGTCGGGGAGCACCCGTGGCGGGGCGCCGAGCCGCCCGCGCCCCAGCCCCTCGACAACAACGACGCCCTCGCCCTGATCAGCAGCAACGCACTCACTCTCGGCCAGTCCGCGCTCGCCCTGCACGAACTGCGCGGGCTCATCGAGGCCACCCAGGTCGCCGCCGCCCTGTCGCTGCTCGCCGTCGACGGCTCGCACGAGGCGTACGCCGCCCCCGTCCATGCCGCCCGACCGCACCGGGGCAGTGCCGAGGTCGCCCGGCGGATGCGGCGGCTGACCGGCGCCGCGGACCGGCCGGTGCCCCCGCTCGGCCGGATCCAGGACCCCTACGGCTTCCGCTGCCTGCCCCAGATCCACGGCCCCGCCCATGACGCTGCGGACGCGCTGGAGCACGTGCTGAGCGTGGAGATCAACGCGGCCGCGGAGAACCCGCTCATCTCCCCCGAGGACCTGGCCGCCTACCACCACGGCGGCTTCTACCAGGCCCAACTCGCCCTCGCCCTGGACCACTTCAGGCTCGCGGTCACCCAGGTGGCCCGGCTGTCGACCTCCCGCCTGTCCACCCTCAACGAGCCCGCCTACACCCGACTGCGCCCCTTTCTGGCGGACCACGAGCCCGCCTCGTCCGGCGTGATGATCCTGGAGTACGCCGCCGGAGCCGCCCTCGGCGATCTGCGGGCTTTTTCGGCCCCCGCGTCGCTCGGGCACGCTGTACTCTCCCGTGGCGTCGAGGAACAGGCCAGTTTCGCCTCGCTGGCCGCCCGCCAGACGCTGCGCGCCTGTGGTGCGTACCGTCTGGTAATCGGCTGCGAACTCGTGGCCGCCGTACGGGCGCTGCGCCAGCGCGATCTGAAGCCCGACCCGGAACTTCCGGCCGCGCGGGCAATGGCGCTCGCCGAGTCGGTGCTCGACGAGGACCCGGCCGACCGCCCGCTCACGCACGACGTGACGTCGGCGGCCGCACTGCTTGACCGGTTCACGGACATCTGGAGGGGGAGCGGGACATGA
- a CDS encoding carbonic anhydrase: MASNRRTFLAATAVGTLAAAPPPTAGVPRPRPGPVTARAALDQLLAGNRRFASGRPRHPHESGGVRRTLAAGQRPFAVIVGCVDSRVPPELVFDQGLGDLLCTRTAGEVLDEAVLGSIQYGVEELRIPLVLVLGHERCGAIAATLDHLRSGAPVPGHLELLVAEIAPAAHRTRAVPGDWAEHAMRAHTAWVRDAIRADPAFTSARVDAARFDLDTGLVSLLP, translated from the coding sequence ATGGCCTCCAACCGCAGGACCTTTCTGGCCGCCACGGCCGTCGGCACGCTGGCCGCCGCCCCGCCGCCGACGGCAGGTGTCCCCCGCCCCCGCCCCGGCCCGGTCACCGCCCGCGCGGCACTCGACCAACTGCTCGCCGGCAACCGGCGCTTCGCCTCCGGGCGCCCCCGGCACCCGCACGAGTCAGGAGGGGTGCGCCGGACACTCGCGGCCGGGCAGCGGCCGTTCGCGGTGATCGTCGGCTGCGTCGACTCGCGCGTACCGCCGGAGCTGGTCTTCGACCAGGGGCTCGGGGACCTGCTGTGCACCAGGACCGCGGGCGAGGTCCTCGACGAGGCGGTGCTCGGGTCCATCCAGTACGGCGTCGAGGAACTGCGCATCCCCCTGGTGCTGGTCCTCGGGCACGAGCGGTGCGGGGCGATCGCGGCGACGCTCGACCATCTGCGGTCCGGGGCGCCCGTGCCGGGACATCTGGAGCTGCTGGTTGCCGAGATCGCCCCCGCCGCGCACCGCACCCGCGCGGTCCCCGGCGACTGGGCCGAGCACGCCATGCGGGCCCACACCGCCTGGGTCCGCGACGCCATCCGCGCCGACCCGGCGTTCACCTCGGCCCGGGTCGACGCCGCCCGCTTCGACCTCGACACCGGGCTCGTCTCCCTGCTGCCCTGA
- a CDS encoding cystathionine beta-synthase, with protein sequence MRFHDSMISLVGNTPLLRLNSVTKGIRATVLAKVEYFNPGGSVKDRIALRMIEAAEESGELKPGGTIVEPTSGNTGVGLAIVAQQKGYKCIFVCPDKVSTDKINVLRAYGAEVVVCPTAVAPEHPDSYYNVSDRLVRETPGAWKPDQYSNPNNPLSHYHSTGPELWEQTEGKITHFVAGVGTGGTISGTGRYLKDVSDGRVQVVGADPEGSVYSGGSGRPYLVEGVGEDFWPTAYDRTVADEIVAVSDKDSFQMTRRLAKEEGLLVGGSCGMAVVAALRVAERLGPDDVVVVLLPDSGRGYLSKIFNDEWMADYGFLEDEGPSARVADVLNDKEGGSIPSLVHMHPEETVGQAIEVLREYGVSQMPVVKPGAGHPDVMAAEVVGSVVERELLDALFNKRASLDDPLEKHMGAPLPQVGSGEPVADLMSVLGEADAAIVLVEGKPTGVVSRQDLLAFLAKGGKQ encoded by the coding sequence GTGCGATTCCACGACTCGATGATCAGCCTCGTCGGCAACACCCCGCTGCTGAGGCTCAACAGCGTGACCAAGGGCATCCGGGCGACGGTCCTGGCCAAGGTGGAGTACTTCAACCCGGGCGGTTCCGTGAAGGACCGCATCGCCCTGCGCATGATCGAGGCCGCCGAGGAGAGCGGGGAGCTCAAGCCGGGTGGCACGATCGTGGAGCCGACCAGCGGAAACACGGGTGTCGGACTGGCGATCGTGGCCCAGCAGAAGGGCTACAAGTGCATCTTCGTGTGCCCCGACAAGGTGAGCACCGACAAGATCAACGTCCTGCGTGCCTACGGCGCCGAGGTCGTCGTCTGCCCGACCGCGGTGGCCCCCGAGCACCCGGACTCGTACTACAACGTGTCGGACCGGCTGGTGCGCGAGACGCCCGGAGCCTGGAAGCCCGACCAGTACTCCAACCCCAACAACCCCCTCTCTCACTATCACTCGACCGGCCCCGAGCTGTGGGAGCAGACCGAGGGGAAGATCACCCACTTCGTGGCGGGCGTCGGCACCGGCGGCACCATCTCCGGCACCGGCCGCTATCTGAAGGACGTCAGCGACGGCCGGGTGCAGGTCGTCGGCGCCGACCCCGAGGGCTCCGTCTACTCCGGCGGCTCCGGGCGGCCGTACCTGGTCGAGGGCGTCGGTGAGGACTTCTGGCCGACGGCCTACGACCGCACCGTCGCGGACGAGATCGTCGCCGTGTCCGACAAGGACTCCTTCCAGATGACCCGGCGCCTGGCGAAGGAGGAGGGCCTGCTGGTCGGCGGCTCCTGCGGCATGGCCGTGGTCGCCGCCCTGCGGGTCGCCGAGCGGCTGGGCCCGGACGACGTCGTGGTCGTCCTGCTGCCCGACAGCGGCCGCGGCTACCTCAGCAAGATCTTCAACGACGAGTGGATGGCCGACTACGGCTTCCTGGAGGACGAGGGCCCCAGCGCCCGCGTCGCCGACGTCCTCAACGACAAGGAGGGCGGCTCCATCCCGTCCCTCGTGCACATGCACCCGGAGGAGACCGTCGGCCAGGCCATCGAGGTGCTGCGCGAGTACGGCGTCTCGCAGATGCCGGTCGTGAAGCCGGGCGCTGGTCACCCGGACGTGATGGCCGCCGAGGTCGTCGGGTCGGTCGTGGAGCGGGAGCTGCTCGACGCCCTGTTCAACAAGCGGGCCTCGCTCGACGACCCGCTGGAGAAGCACATGGGCGCCCCGCTGCCCCAGGTCGGCTCCGGTGAGCCGGTCGCGGACCTGATGTCCGTGCTCGGTGAGGCGGACGCGGCGATCGTCCTCGTCGAGGGCAAGCCCACCGGTGTGGTCAGCCGGCAGGACCTGCTGGCCTTCCTCGCCAAGGGCGGGAAGCAGTAG
- a CDS encoding SGNH/GDSL hydrolase family protein, whose product MTSMSRARVARRIAAGAAYGGGGVGLVGAAAVGLVLAEVRMARSRVGNGTNNHVPAADGLYGDSYDIPGEPPLRLTLLGDSTAAGQGVHRAGQTPGALLAHGLAAVAERPVDLRNVALPGAQSDDLDRQVALVLSSPFPVPDVCVIMIGANDVTHRMPPTRSVRHLSAAVRRLRTAGAEVVVGTCPDLGTIEPVQQPLRWLARRASRQLAAAQTIGVVEQGGRTVSLGDLLGPEFAANPRELFGPDNYHPSAEGYATAAMAVLPTVCATLGLWPAEEERPDVSRREGFLPVARAAAEAASEAGTEVTAAMPTGPRGPWALLKRRRRRRVPEAAPAPAEPSVPESASQEPASQPTESGSGWV is encoded by the coding sequence ATGACGAGCATGTCGAGGGCGAGGGTGGCCCGGCGGATCGCGGCCGGTGCGGCGTACGGCGGCGGCGGGGTCGGGCTGGTCGGCGCGGCCGCCGTCGGCCTGGTGCTGGCCGAGGTACGGATGGCCAGGAGCCGGGTGGGCAACGGCACGAACAACCATGTGCCGGCGGCCGACGGCCTGTACGGCGACTCCTATGACATCCCCGGTGAACCGCCGCTGCGGCTGACGCTGCTCGGCGATTCCACGGCGGCGGGCCAGGGCGTGCACCGGGCGGGCCAGACGCCGGGCGCGCTGCTGGCCCACGGGCTGGCGGCGGTGGCGGAGCGGCCGGTGGACCTGCGCAACGTCGCCCTGCCCGGGGCCCAGTCCGACGACCTGGACCGCCAGGTGGCCCTGGTGCTGTCCTCGCCCTTTCCGGTCCCGGACGTCTGCGTGATCATGATCGGCGCGAACGACGTGACACACCGGATGCCGCCGACCCGCTCCGTGCGCCATCTGTCGGCGGCGGTACGACGGCTGCGCACGGCCGGCGCCGAGGTCGTCGTCGGCACCTGTCCGGACCTGGGCACGATCGAACCGGTGCAGCAGCCGCTGCGCTGGCTGGCCCGCCGGGCCTCACGGCAGCTGGCGGCGGCCCAGACGATCGGCGTGGTGGAACAGGGGGGCCGCACGGTGTCCCTCGGCGATCTGCTGGGCCCCGAGTTCGCGGCGAACCCGCGCGAACTCTTCGGCCCCGACAACTACCACCCCTCGGCGGAGGGCTATGCCACGGCGGCGATGGCGGTGCTGCCGACCGTCTGCGCGACCCTGGGCCTGTGGCCGGCGGAGGAGGAGCGGCCGGACGTCTCCCGGCGCGAGGGCTTCCTGCCGGTCGCCCGCGCCGCGGCCGAGGCCGCCTCGGAGGCGGGCACGGAGGTCACGGCGGCGATGCCGACCGGCCCCCGGGGTCCATGGGCACTGCTCAAGCGCCGCAGGCGGCGGCGCGTACCGGAGGCGGCGCCCGCCCCGGCGGAGCCTTCCGTGCCGGAATCCGCCTCCCAGGAACCCGCGTCCCAGCCGACCGAGTCGGGGAGCGGGTGGGTATAG
- a CDS encoding acetyl-CoA C-acetyltransferase: MPEAVIVSTARSPIGRAGKGSLKELRPDDLTATIIQAALAKIPELDPKDIDDLMLGCGLPGGEQGYNLGRIIAVRMGMDHLPGCTITRYCSSSLQTSRMALHAIKAGEGDVFISAGVEMVSRFAKGSSDELPDTHNPFFAEAEARTAAVAQQEGTTWHDPREDGLVPDAYIAMGQTAENLARLKGVTRQDMDEFGVRSQNLAEEAIKNGFWEREITPVTLPDGTVVSKDDGPRAGVTLEGVAGLKPVFRPDGMVTAANCCPLNDGAAAVVVMSDTKARELGLTPLARIVSTGVSGLSPEIMGLGPVEASQQALRRAGLTIDDIDLVEINEAFAAQVIPSYRDLGIDLDKLNVNGGAIAVGHPFGMTGARITGTLINSLQFHDKQFGLETMCVGGGQGMAMVIERLS; this comes from the coding sequence ATGCCCGAAGCCGTCATCGTCTCGACCGCCCGTTCCCCGATCGGCCGCGCCGGCAAGGGTTCCCTCAAGGAGCTGCGCCCCGACGACCTGACCGCGACCATCATCCAGGCGGCGCTCGCCAAGATCCCCGAGCTGGACCCGAAGGACATCGACGACCTGATGCTCGGCTGCGGCCTCCCGGGCGGCGAGCAGGGCTACAACCTCGGCCGCATCATCGCCGTCCGGATGGGCATGGACCACCTGCCCGGCTGCACGATCACCCGGTACTGCTCCTCGTCCCTCCAGACGAGCCGCATGGCACTGCACGCCATCAAGGCCGGCGAGGGCGACGTCTTCATCTCGGCCGGTGTCGAGATGGTCTCCCGGTTCGCCAAGGGCAGCTCCGACGAACTCCCGGACACCCACAACCCCTTCTTCGCCGAGGCCGAGGCCCGCACCGCCGCCGTGGCGCAGCAGGAGGGCACGACCTGGCACGACCCGCGCGAGGACGGCCTCGTCCCCGACGCCTACATCGCCATGGGCCAGACCGCGGAGAACCTCGCCCGCCTGAAGGGCGTCACCCGCCAGGACATGGACGAGTTCGGCGTCCGCTCGCAGAACCTCGCCGAAGAGGCCATCAAGAACGGCTTCTGGGAGCGCGAGATCACCCCGGTGACCCTCCCGGACGGCACGGTGGTCAGCAAGGACGACGGCCCGCGCGCCGGCGTCACCCTGGAGGGCGTGGCGGGCCTCAAGCCGGTCTTCCGCCCCGACGGCATGGTCACCGCCGCCAACTGCTGCCCGCTGAACGACGGCGCCGCCGCGGTGGTCGTCATGAGCGACACCAAGGCCCGCGAGCTCGGCCTGACCCCGCTCGCCCGCATCGTGTCGACCGGTGTCTCCGGCCTGTCCCCCGAGATCATGGGCCTCGGCCCGGTCGAGGCCTCCCAGCAGGCGCTGCGCCGCGCCGGCCTGACCATCGACGACATCGACCTGGTCGAGATCAACGAGGCCTTCGCCGCCCAGGTGATCCCCTCCTACCGGGACCTCGGCATCGACCTCGACAAGCTGAACGTCAACGGCGGCGCCATCGCCGTCGGCCACCCCTTCGGCATGACCGGCGCCCGCATCACCGGCACGCTCATCAATTCCCTCCAGTTCCACGACAAGCAGTTCGGTCTGGAGACGATGTGCGTCGGCGGCGGCCAGGGCATGGCGATGGTGATCGAGCGCCTCAGCTGA
- a CDS encoding DUF4287 domain-containing protein: MSQVFSEETHRNLLARIPHCTGREVSDWLRAVEDGPALFRFEEKVSWLRHEHNLAYGHAKAIVHEYDLRRAARKLL; the protein is encoded by the coding sequence ATGTCCCAAGTCTTCTCCGAGGAGACCCATCGCAATCTGCTCGCCCGCATCCCCCACTGCACCGGCCGTGAAGTCTCGGACTGGCTTCGCGCCGTCGAGGATGGCCCCGCTCTCTTCCGCTTCGAGGAGAAGGTCAGCTGGCTACGCCACGAGCACAACCTCGCGTACGGCCACGCCAAGGCAATCGTTCATGAGTACGACCTGAGGAGGGCCGCGCGCAAACTGCTCTAG